A DNA window from Trichomycterus rosablanca isolate fTriRos1 chromosome 9, fTriRos1.hap1, whole genome shotgun sequence contains the following coding sequences:
- the LOC134320173 gene encoding serine/threonine-protein kinase pim-2-like — MFSSYSIHTVAGDKSRTSVQRRSSSPSKEDFDRRYRMGELLGKGGCGSVYAGFRRTDGQEVAIKIVLKTTYDEFITIPGEKNSLPKEVALMLMASRPPRCDHVLELLEWFDTPECYVLILERPALCVNLFEYRRDDALPEPLAQIIMRQVVFAARHCQDRGVLHRDLKEENLLVSLDRLEVKLIDFGCGDLLKSSPYRRFSGTMLYVPPEWIKRGRYHGCPATVWSLGILLFVLVCGELPFWNEREITAGRLKFKPGVSEACRHLIRRCLSKNPKKRPSLEKILEHHWFPESLKNYVSPGTCIDLADGSQHHSTGLLQEPDPENSS, encoded by the exons ATGTTCTCCAGCTACTccatccacacag TAGCTGGTGATAAGAGCAGAACTTCAGTCCAGAGGAGGAGCAGCTCTCCTTCTAAAG AGGACTTTGATAGACGGTACAGGATGGGGGAGCTCCTGGGGAAAGGCGGCTGTGGTTCGGTCTACGCAGGATTCCGGAGGACTGATGGACAAGAG GTCGCTATAAAGATCGTCCTGAAGACGACCTACGACGAATTCATCACCATC CCTGGAGAGAAGAACAGCCTCCCAAAAGAGGTGGCGTTAATGCTGATGGCGTCCAGGCCACCTCGCTGTGACCACGTCCTAGAGCTTCTGGAATGGTTCGACACTCCAGAGTGTTACGTCCTGATCCTGGAGCGACCCGCCCTCTGCGTGAACCTCTTCGAGTACCGCAGAGACGACGCCCTTCCTGAACCTCTGGCTCAGATCATCATGCGTCAGGTGGTTTTCGCTGCACGTCACTGCCAGGATCGAGGGGTTCTTCACCGAGACCTCAAGGAGGAGAACCTGCTGGTGTCTTTGGACAGATTAGAAGTGAAGCTCATTGATTTTGGGTGTGGGGACCTGCTCAAGTCGAGCCCCTACAGGAGATTTTCAG GCACCATGTTATACGTTCCACCTGAATGGATCAAGCGAGGTAGGTATCATGGCTGCCCTGCAACAGTCTGGAGTCTGGGCATCTTACTGTTCGTTTTAGTGTGTGGAGAGCTGCCCTTCTGGAACGAGAGGGAGATCACTGCTGGACGCCTGAAGTTCAAACCTGGTGTGTCTGAGG CCTGCCGTCATCTCATCAGGAGGTGCCTGAGCAAGAATCCAAAGAAGCGGCCCAGCCTCGAGAAGATCCTGGAGCACCACTGGTTTCCAGAGAGCCTCAAGAACTACGTAAGTCCAG GCACCTGTATAGATTTAGCAGACGGATCACAG CACCACAGCACAGGTCTGCTACAAGAACCAGATCCAGAGAATTCCAGCTGA